The proteins below come from a single Pichia kudriavzevii chromosome 2, complete sequence genomic window:
- a CDS encoding uncharacterized protein (PKUD0B01710; similar to Saccharomyces cerevisiae YDL177C; ancestral locus Anc_7.284): MSRWSTSSILTMKKSKFKAFCTPITSSTEIPGLLEDIFKLDKTVQKASHPLMYAWKTTQSNLTDKQGKSAAVELNKLVNLNQGFNDNREGGSGLRILGMLDRLHLVNILVIVSRWYGGTPLGPARFKCMSDVGMEALRNGGYLGFKGKWTDCSKVRNQR, translated from the coding sequence ATGTCAAGATGGTCGACATCTTCAATACTaacgatgaagaaatccaaattcaagGCGTTTTGTACACCTATTACGTCAAGCACAGAAATTCCCGGACTATTAGAAGATATTTTTAAACTTGATAAAACAGTACAAAAGGCATCACATCCACTGATGTACGCATGGAAGACAACACAATCCAATCTCACCGATAAACAGGGTAAAAGTGCTGCCGTTGAGCTAAACAAGCTAGTCAATCTGAACCAAGGATTCAATGATAATCGTGAGGGTGGCTCGGGGTTACGAATACTTGGGATGCTGGATAGGTTACACTTGGTGAACATCCTGGTAATTGTCAGTAGGTGGTACGGGGGGACACCATTGGGTCCTGCTAGATTCAAATGTATGAGCGATGTGGGTATGGAAGCGTTGCGAAACGGGGGATACCTAGGATTTAAGGGGAAATGGACAGATTGCTCCAAAGTGAGAAACCAAAGGTAG
- a CDS encoding uncharacterized protein (PKUD0B01720; similar to Saccharomyces cerevisiae YDR392W (SPT3); ancestral locus Anc_5.480) — MATTKKTETKAAKRPASAKRKPTKAAPKAKLTSTPDLNRTPQRGDKDNEEDTTDGVHLNEGLDVSPVKKSAIGDYHDNVMDTPRDKNRYKYRVEIQQMMFVSGETNDPNERTTDLIEDIVRDQVVSLMLQAQKTASSRGQRSILPEDLIFLIRHDKAKVNRLRTYLSWKDVRKNAKDQETGDVGAGGTDLLDEGVGSMDNKIMASKQNKTLKLPWELEFMFTEQPLSLNNGEDDVIDEEGREAVLAQIKRLKQNDERTRDMTQEEYVHWSECRQASFTFRKSKRFREWCGLSQITESRPNDDVIDILGFLTFEMVCSITEEALKVKTSMDRIFGDHDRHKYLFMEPSNDDKPINEDHVREAWRRLQTVPHAKRSLYNFHGGRMLRNVRLI, encoded by the coding sequence ATGGCAACTACTAAGAAGACAGAAACAAAAGCCGCCAAACGTCCGGCGTCTGCAAAGAGGAAACCCACCAAGGCTGCGCCAAAGGCGAAACTGACAAGTACTCCTGATTTGAATAGAACACCACAGAGAGGAGACAAAGACAATGAGGAAGATACCACAGATGGTGTTCATTTAAACGAAGGCCTCGATGTGAGTCCGGTGAAGAAAAGCGCCATTGGGGACTATCATGATAATGTGATGGATACCCCGAGGGATAAAAACAGGTATAAATATCGTGTTGAGATTCAGCAGATGATGTTTGTTTCTGGAGAGACTAATGATCCCAATGAGCGAACGACtgatttgattgaagaCATTGTACGTGACCAGGTTGTTTCGTTGATGCTGCAGGCCCAGAAGACAGCTTCCTCGAGAGGCCAGAGGTCAATACTACCCGaagatttgatttttttaatcCGACATGACAAGGCTAAAGTGAACAGGCTCCGGACGTACTTATCATGGAAAGATGTCCGTAAAAATGCCAAGGATCAAGAGACTGGAGATGTTGGTGCCGGTGGAACTGACTTGTTAGATGAAGGTGTTGGAAGCATGGATAATAAGATAATGGCGtccaaacaaaacaaaacattgAAGTTGCCATGGGAGTTGGAATTCATGTTTACCGAGCAGCCTTTGAGTCTTAATAATGGTGAAGACGATGTAATAGATGAAGAAGGTCGAGAAGCTGTTTTGGCtcaaatcaaaagattgaaGCAAAACGATGAAAGAACACGGGACATGACCCAGGAAGAGTATGTTCACTGGTCTGAATGTAGGCAGGCTAGTTTTACATTCAGGAAATCCAAAAGATTTAGAGAATGGTGTGGACTATCACAGATTACGGAAAGTCGACCAAATGATGATGTCATAGACATTCTAGGATTTCTTACGTTTGAGATGGTGTGCTCTATAACAGAAGAGGCCTTGAAAGTCAAGACGTCAATGGATAGGATATTTGGGGACCATGATCGTCATAAGTATCTATTTATGGAACCTAGTAACGATGACAAACCCATTAATGAAGACCATGTTCGAGAAGCTTGGAGAAGACTACAAACCGTACCTCATGCAAAAAGATCTCTATACAACTTCCACGGTGGGCGAATGCTACGTAATGTCAGATTAATTTAG
- a CDS encoding uncharacterized protein (PKUD0B01730; similar to Saccharomyces cerevisiae YPR066W (UBA3); ancestral locus Anc_3.356) produces the protein MRNLQLSYKKILSIPGPFTDPDYEPSLAVEELSNANVLVIGAGGLGCEILKDLALSGIKRISVIDMDTIELTNLNRQFLFKVGDIGQSKAMVAAEVVMERVEGVSITPYLNRIQDFDDEFYRNFTIIVCGLDSIEARRWINSKIVGIAQNYDQIIPIIDGGTEGFQGSVKMIIPTITACFECYLPLIPDRVTYPLCTLASTPRLPEHCIEWAHQIEWGKKYSHEFNADDLGDVSKMYQLALERGKQYGIEGITKEKTLGVVKNIIPAIASTNAVVSGQVCNEAFKFLTSCNPNMKDSMYYNGENGVLFETDEYHKLPDCAVCGIKRVKLTVENGTSIGQFVSKIKDAYKLIKPLFIKDDKELFNFKFDTIDGPVGSKPIENGELIVIDKNISTSMVVEIIVEDL, from the coding sequence ATGAGAAACTTACAACTATCTTATAAGAAAATACTCTCTATACCTGGTCCATTCACAGATCCTGACTACGAACCATCTCTAGCCGTTGAAGAACTCTCCAATGCAAATGTTTTGGTAATTGGTGCAGGAGGTCTTGGATGTGAGATTTTAAAGGATTTGGCCTTGTCAGGAATAAAGAGAATCAGTGTCATAGACATGGACACTATTGAATTAACAAATTTAAATAGACAGTTTTTATTTAAAGTGGGTGATATTGGGCAATCAAAGGCTATGGTTGCAGCTGAAGTAGTTATGGAACGAGTTGAGGGAGTGTCAATTACACCCTATTTGAACAGAattcaagattttgatgatgaattttaTAGAAACTTTACAATAATTGTCTGTGGACTAGACTCGATTGAAGCACGAAGATGGATCAATTCTAAAATAGTAGGTATAGCCCAAAATTATGATCAGATAATTCCAATCATTGATGGTGGTACGGAAGGGTTTCAGGGATCAGTCAAAATGATAATACCTACGATAACTGCTTGTTTTGAATGTTACCTGCCTCTGATACCCGACAGGGTCACATATCCGTTATGCACACTTGCATCGACTCCAAGATTGCCAGAACATTGTATAGAATGGGCACATCAGATTGAGTGGGGTAAAAAGTACAGTCATGAATTTAATGCTGATGATCTCGGTGATGTTTCGAAAATGTACCAATTGGCATTGGAGAGGGGAAAACAGTATGGAATTGAGGGTATTACTAAAGAGAAAACCCTAGGTGTTgtcaaaaatatcattcCAGCAATCGCATCAACTAACGCTGTTGTTAGTGGGCAAGTGTGCAATGAGGCATTCAAATTTCTCACTAGCTGCAATCCTAATATGAAAGATTCAATGTACTATAATGGAGAAAACGgtgttttgtttgaaacCGACGAGTATCATAAATTACCCGATTGTGCTGTTTGTGGGATAAAACGGGTCAAACTAACAGTTGAGAATGGAACTTCAATTGGCCAATTTGTTAGTAAAATCAAGGATGCATATAAACTAATAAAGCCACTATTTATAAAGGATGATAAAGAgctcttcaacttcaaatttgaCACAATCGATGGTCCGGTTGGTAGCAAACCTATAGAGAACGGGGAGTTGATAGTGATTGATAAAAACATTTCAACCTCAATGGTTGTCGAGATCATAGTAGAAGATTTGTAG
- a CDS encoding uncharacterized protein (PKUD0B01740; similar to Saccharomyces cerevisiae YML028W (TSA1) and YDR453C (TSA2); ancestral locus Anc_5.569), with protein MVVPSIQKPAPAFTKTAVVNGTFEEVSLEQYKGKWVLLAFFPMAFTFVCPTEIIAYSEKAKEFKEKNCEILMASTDSEYSLLAWTNVARAEGGLGPLNIPLIADRNHSLSRDYGVLLEEEGIDLRGIFLIDPKGTLRQITINDLPVGRSVEESLRLLEAFQFTDKYGEVCPANWTPGADTIVPEPTKSKEYFSKQA; from the coding sequence ATGGTTGTCCCATCTATCCAAAAGCCAGCTCCAGCATTCACCAAGACCGCAGTTGTCAACGGTACTTTCGAAGAAGTCTCTCTTGAACAATACAAGGGTAAGTGGGTTCTTTTGGCCTTCTTCCCAATGGCTTTCACCTTTGTCTGTCCTACCGAAATCATTGCCTACTCTGAAAAGGCAAAGGAATTCAAGGAAAAGAACTGTGAAATCTTGATGGCTTCCACCGACTCTGAATACTCTCTCTTGGCTTGGACCAACGTTGCAAGAGCAGAAGGTGGTTTAGGCCCATTGAACATCCCACTTATTGCTGACAGAAACCACTCTTTATCTAGAGACTACGGTGTCTTgttagaagaagaaggtaTTGATTTAAGAGGTATCTTCCTCATTGATCCAAAGGGTACCTTAAGACAAATTACCATTAACGATTTACCAGTTGGTAGAtctgttgaagaatcaTTGAGATTATTAGAAGCATTCCAATTCACCGACAAGTACGGTGAAGTTTGTCCTGCAAACTGGACTCCAGGTGCTGACACCATTGTTCCAGAACCAACCAAGTCCAAGGAATACTTCTCAAAGCAAGCTTAA
- a CDS encoding uncharacterized protein (PKUD0B01750), with the protein MITVDIAFSILCYKDQSLHFKDAFDDDLRVTENFMSRITCKEDELVSQVLIRLGKEYPFLILNYATDPDGERADEFDTLEKVWHNYQSYEGVDCAISERDHVTLHVHGIYESLRDEDLTQFHALIRERPFSTNIMHELKRWNITDESYDIRFPNGEYHSLSGHSYDGLQGTDRMVDQLLTCQEKYVITNDATGEQVELSSQQCFVVSPYDKDGIYKPYFMVSRSGLKLLEKLGPIETLKVRIGHLEDPTVVKSEGNTSASIFQAYSDILGLFTDISRRDVPLDDSDRRSLHVIETEIIPLLDSLRADVDEPRGTVSNAEKSLVRKIWDFILGFFLVWIWNGLIFNLATVHFLFLLKAAFCIFVCYRLEIPKGVGYVGAIIIYISDTNVIQTWEKIGLRGGIPLVLKFHSLHKKTKEFLEQKFYNTLDILSWALVCYNRQIYNESGEVILDNRRLRENQGASFIMHIVEIIQQIVQDLILLVLTLFPPFSDSVKRVRVRAAAIVDSNANANPNANGNGDVDNNGNGNGNGDADVLAPMVDNQ; encoded by the coding sequence atgattACAGTGGATATTGCTTTTTCCATATTATGCTATAAGGATCAGTCATTACACTTCAAGGATGCATTCGATGATGATCTCAGAGTGACTGAGAATTTCATGAGCAGAATCACATGTAAAGAAGACGAGCTTGTATCTCAAGTTCTCATTCGGTTAGGAAAGGAATATCCGTTTCTGATTCTCAACTATGCTACCGATCCGGATGGTGAAAGGGCAGATGAATTTGACACGCTAGAAAAGGTTTGGCATAATTATCAATCTTATGAGGGAGTTGATTGTGCCATTTCAGAGCGGGACCATGTAACTCTACATGTCCATGGAATCTATGAAAGTCTCCGAGATGAAGACTTGACCCAGTTCCATGCTTTGATCAGAGAACGTCCGTTTTCAACCAATATTATGCATGAACTGAAGAGATGGAACATAACCGATGAATCATACGATATAAGGTTCCCCAATGGTGAATACCACTCTCTCTCAGGTCATTCATACGATGGCTTACAAGGAACAGATCGAATGGTGGACCAGTTATTGACTTGCCAGGAGAAGTATGTAATCACCAATGATGCAACTGGCGAACAAGTAGAATTGAGTTCTCAACAATGCTTTGTTGTTAGTCCCTATGATAAGGATGGTATCTACAAACCCTATTTTATGGTTAGCAGAAGCGGTTTAAAACTACTTGAAAAACTAGGTCCTATTGAAACCCTAAAAGTTAGGATTGGACATTTGGAAGATCCTACAGTGGTGAAAAGCGAAGGAAACACTAGTGCATCTATTTTCCAGGCGTACTCGGATATTCTTGGGCTTTTCACAGATATTAGTAGACGTGATGTGCCATTGGATGATTCAGATAGACGGTCTTTACACGTAATTGAGACAGAAATCATTCCATTGCTCGATTCGCTGAGAGCAGATGTGGATGAACCTAGGGGAACCGTATCCAACGCAGAGAAGAGTTTAGTAAGAAAGATTTGGGACTTTATACTGGGGTTTTTCTTAGTTTGGATTTGGAATGGATTGATCTTCAACCTTGCAACAGTCCATTTCCTGTTTCTGCTCAAGGCTGCGTTTTGTATATTTGTTTGCTACAGACTAGAAATCCCCAAAGGTGTCGGATACGTAGGTGCCATcatcatatatatatctgATACTAACGTCATACAAACATGGGAGAAAATAGGTTTGAGAGGAGGCATACCCCTTGTCTTGAAATTCCACAGTCTACATAAAAAGACAAAGGAGTTTTTAGAGCAGAAATTCTACAATACGTTAGATATACTCTCATGGGCCCTTGTATGCTACAATCGACAGATCTACAATGAATCGGGAGAAGTGATTCTAGATAATCGCCGTTTACGTGAAAATCAGGGTGCAAGTTTTATTATGCACATAGTGGAGATAATACAGCAAATTGTCCAAGACCTTATTTTGCTTGTTTTGACTTTGTTCCCACCATTTTCGGATTCTGTGAAACGTGTACGTGTACGTGCCGCTGCTATTGTAGATTCTAATGCCAATGCCAATCCGAATGCCAATGGCAAtggtgatgttgataaCAATGGCAATGGCAATGGCAATGGTGATGCAGATGTGCTGGCGCCAATGGTTGACAACCAGTAA
- a CDS encoding uncharacterized protein (PKUD0B01760; similar to Saccharomyces cerevisiae YLR203C (MSS51); ancestral locus Anc_7.346), translated as MFAQSVKQFHQPILQFQQQRQIVGFIRSVLCLDPPQSADVPTVENRFHPWDSSPYPDLRTRAATIRAKAKCPVTNLDINYTCPISGIPTHHSREAWEQDTEYHQTKKYEILKKVNIYEHDLRSGRPFPEFEFPTNQRRDNLVNFANWDTFFYTRGFVSMDTEFQLAVVTKMLSFPLSIASIVHQYSPYFLKPKGPVSVEGLKSLAALRYSLYPQLRLSTYRDRPMRIFLLNARSESLLPAHVWKELTYLFPGVTFELHFVGPQSYFDREKQQYLVSDRPIIKRLDDTLCFVYHTHDFNVLHEAGDLFPYDPYLDMFIAYHPQMTEKNSVEMWSKSIKGLLESKCPVVVTGYHEENLNKNFDYIMENFKDDLDLIFDKTQNIYGSTKWELNDLNPQEVFQYNQRIFAIRGKRYHAVNT; from the coding sequence ATGTTTGCGCAATCGGTTAAGCAGTTTCACCAGCCAATTCTACAGTTCCAACAACAGCGTCAAATTGTGGGTTTTATCAGGTCTGTGCTCTGTTTGGATCCACCTCAATCTGCTGATGTTCCAACTGTTGAGAATAGATTTCATCCATGGGATTCTTCTCCATATCCTGATTTGAGGACAAGAGCTGCAACGATTCGAGCAAAGGCCAAATGCCCCGTCACAAATTTAGATATCAACTACACTTGTCCAATATCCGGTATTCCTACACACCACTCCAGAGAAGCTTGGGAACAAGACACAGAATACCATCAAACTAAGAAATACGAGATCCTGAAAAAGGTAAACATTTATGAGCATGATTTAAGAAGCGGTAGACCATTCcctgaatttgaatttccaacaaatcaaagaagaGATAACTTGGTCAATTTTGCCAACTGGGATACTTTCTTTTATACAAGAGGGTTTGTATCCATGGACACTGAATTTCAATTGGCAGTTGTCACCAAGATGTTAAGTTTCCCTTTGTCTATAGCATCCATTGTCCATCAATATTCgccatattttttgaagcCTAAGGGACCTGTCAGTGTTGAAGGTTTGAAATCTTTAGCTGCTTTGAGATACTCACTTTACCCCCAGCTCAGGCTATCCACTTATAGGGATAGACCTATGAGAATTTTCTTGCTTAATGCAAGGTCAGAGTCTTTATTACCAGCTCACGTTTGGAAAGAACTCACTTATCTATTCCCCGGTGTTACTTTTGAATTGCACTTTGTTGGACCTCAATCCTACTTTGATAGAGAAAAGCAACAATACCTGGTGAGTGATAGACCGATCATAAAAAGACTAGATGACACCCTCTGTTTTGTGTACCATACGCATGATTTCAACGTTTTGCATGAAGCTGGTGACTTGTTTCCATACGATCCCTATTTAGATATGTTTATTGCCTACCATCCGCAAATGACTGAAAAGAATTCCGTAGAAATGTGGAGCAAGTCAATCAAGGGATTACTTGAATCAAAGTGTCCAGTTGTGGTTACTGGCTATCATGAAGAAAACTTGAACAAAAACTTTGATTATATCatggaaaactttaaagaCGACTTGGATCTAATATTTGATAAAACCCAAAACATATATGGCTCAACAAAGTGGGAattgaatgatttgaaCCCACAAGAAGTATTTCAATATAATCAGCGTATCTTCGCTATCAGAGGAAAGAGATACCATGCTGTCAATACTTAA
- a CDS encoding uncharacterized protein (PKUD0B01770; similar to Saccharomyces cerevisiae YCR053W (THR4); ancestral locus Anc_6.323), which translates to MSQVYRSTRSATEQEISFEEAIITGLAKDGGLFIPSEIPQISKDALSEWENLSFQELAFNIMRLYIKESEIPNEDLKKLVEKSYSTFRSNDVTPLVKIDSKNNLHLLELFHGPTYAFKDVALQFVGNLFEYFLQRKNANKKEGEERDIITVVGATSGDTGSAAIYGLRNKKDVSVFIMYPTGRVSPLQEDQMTTVTDDNIHTFSVKGTFDDCQSLVKQVFADEEFNSKYHIGAVNSINWARILAQITYYFHAYFNLKKQVGSEDFHVKFVVPSGNFGDILAGFYAEEMGLPVEKLVVATNENNILHRFINSGVYDRTPAKVTYSPAMDISISSNFERFLWYMVRKTDGKNDDMKTGSIMANFMSSLNSPKGEFTVSPETLAVTREILASASVTNEETVATIRETYQNTSNKYILDPHSAVGIHTCLKTMETSEDKPNTYYISLSTAHPAKFSEVVNLALGEFEGYSFEKDVLPTELKQLSSMEKKIRIIEQADLQTVEAAIVEELAKEKK; encoded by the coding sequence ATGAGTCAAGTTTATAGATCTACTCGTTCTGCTACTGAACAAGAAATATCCTTTGAAGAGGCTATCATTACAGGATTAGCTAAAGATGGTGGCCTTTTCATCCCATCTGAAATCCCACAAATATCCAAGGATGCTCTCTCTGAGTGGGAGAACTTATCATTTCAGGAGTTAGCCTTCAACATTATGAGATTATACATCAAGGAGTctgaaattccaaatgaagatttgaaaaaactagTTGAAAAGTCTTATTCTACTTTCAGATCAAATGATGTTACCCCATTAGTCAAGATTGATTCCAAGAATAATTTGCACTTATTGGAACTATTTCATGGTCCAACCTACGCTTTCAAGGATGTTGCGTTACAATTTGTTGGTAACTTGTTTGAGTACTTTTTACAGAGAAAGAATGCCAACAAGAAAGAAGGCGAGGAGAGAGATATCATTACTGTTGTTGGTGCAACATCAGGTGACACAGGTTCAGCTGCAATCTATGGTTtaagaaataaaaaggatGTTAGTGTTTTTATCATGTACCCAACCGGTAGAGTTTCGCCTTTGCAAGAGGACCAGATGACTACAGTTACTGATGACAACATCCACACCTTCTCCGTTAAAGGTACCTTTGATGATTGCCAATCTTTGGTGAAACAAGTTTTTGCGGACGAAGAATTCAACAGTAAGTATCATATCGGTGCTGTTAATTCTATCAACTGGGCAAGAATTTTGGCACAAATAACGTATTATTTCCATGCttatttcaatttgaaaaaacaagttgGTTCCGAAGACTTCCACGTTAAATTTGTTGTTCCATCTGGAAACTTTGGTGATATTCTTGCTGGCTTTTACGCAGAAGAGATGGGATTGcctgttgaaaaattagtTGTTGCTACcaatgaaaacaacatATTACATAGGTTTATTAACAGTGGTGTTTACGACAGAACACCAGCTAAGGTCACATATTCACCAGCCATGGACATTTCCATCTCctccaattttgaaaggTTCTTATGGTATATGGTCAGGAAAACCGATGGTAAGAATGACGACATGAAAACCGGTTCCATAATGGCTAACTTTATGTCCTCATTGAACTCTCCAAAGGGTGAGTTTACGGTTTCTCCTGAAACCCTTGCCGTCACAAGAGAAATCCTAGCATCTGCCTCTGTTACAAACGAAGAAACTGTTGCAACTATTAGAGAAACCTACCAGAATACCTCCAATAAGTACATTTTAGACCCACATTCTGCTGTTGGTATTCACACTTGCttgaaaacaatggaaaCAAGTGAGGATAAACCAAACACTTATTACATTTCGTTATCTACTGCGCACCCGGCAAAGTTTTCTGAAGTTGTTAACTTAGCGTTGGgtgaatttgaaggatattcttttgaaaaggaCGTTCTTCCAACTGAACTGAAACAACTGTCTTCtatggaaaagaaaatcaggATCATTGAACAAGCAGACTTACAGACTGTCGAGGCtgcaattgttgaagaacttgcaaaagaaaagaaataa
- a CDS encoding uncharacterized protein (PKUD0B01780; similar to Saccharomyces cerevisiae YCR052W (RSC6) and YNR023W (SNF12); ancestral locus Anc_6.322), whose translation MCPCNETCEFSSHVHDQGEFHLMITLSKCISPLTWVLQIKSSFNQDQAMQRVKKLPTGKPDSSTAGRIQAHAQQQQQQQQQQQQQQQQQQQQQQQQPSTTAKSNQPIQLKPTDQSIPPCLKEHFPEKVELYEQLQNRERLLDIMINRKLLDLQDHQQRITTNELSGESNEETLRIFIYNTSENQPWQRDANQQDVPSEVHPDPSWTLRIEGRLLNDKTPLTDSKRHKMSWFLSGLSVELKPADGDESRPLVLKGVNAPGLNGSSDTLIEWHDDIKLPEAERVSKQFDGMDIRRGGSSIPGSTDDLDREIVANIVIQPKQYPIKLMVNDKSLMELVGAREITQAECIKRIFYYAKVNQLFDVQTVESDSKDLTNKSSKKIVTIKSDELLMKIFGLPIMTMPQIMEIVGNKLLKPVEPVRINYRINTLKSTTLGEVVVDIKVNRAMLGKKKVNQDLEDINRLITEDVLNKQSLAELIKLDENLKLNIQILNYSKMKYDFYKKFSENPAEFLKQVLQKNEEYLKILSSDSMSFGKDGLVSEELVRKSDFYTDDFLKQHINLLLNSGRI comes from the coding sequence ATGTGTCCCTGTAACGAAACTTGTGAATTTTCTTCACATGTTCACGACCAGGGAGAATTCCATTTAATGATTACGTTAAGTAAGTGTATATCTCCCTTAACGTGggttcttcaaataaaatcaagTTTCAATCAAGACCAGGCAATGCAACGCGTGAAGAAGTTACCTACAGGAAAGCCAGACAGTTCTACTGCAGGTAGGATCCAGGCTCATGcgcagcaacaacaacagcaacaacaacagcaacaacaacagcagcaacaacaacagcaacaacaacagcaacaaccaTCGACAACAGCAAAGTCCAACCAACCGATTCAACTAAAGCCTACCGACCAATCTATACCACCATGTCTAAAGGAGCATTTCCCAGAGAAAGTAGAACTATATGAACAATTACAAAATCGGGAAAGATTGCTTGATATAATGATCAACAGAAAACTACTCGACTTACAAGACCATCAACAACGTATTACGACAAACGAATTATCGGGCGAATCCAATGAGGAGACACTACGGATTTTCATTTACAATACATCTGAGAACCAGCCATGGCAGAGAGATGCAAACCAACAAGATGTTCCTAGCGAAGTACATCCAGATCCTTCTTGGACTTTGAGAATTGAGGGACGATTGTTGAATGACAAAACTCCACTAACCGATTCTAAGAGACATAAGATGTCTTGGTTTTTATCAGGTTTGAGTGTTGAGCTGAAACCTGCTGATGGCGATGAATCCAGGCCCCTAGTTTTGAAGGGAGTCAATGCGCCAGGTTTGAATGGCAGCTCAGACACCTTAATTGAGTGGCATGATGATATCAAATTACCAGAGGCTGAACGTGTGTCCAAGCAGTTTGATGGTATGGACATCAGACGAGGCGGATCGAGCATTCCAGGCAGTACTGACGATCTAGACCGGGAAATTGTTGCCAATATTGTCATTCAACCCAAACAATATCCAATCAAGTTGATGGTTAATGATAAGTCGTTGATGGAACTAGTTGGGGCAAGGGAAATCACACAAGCAGAATGCATCAAGAGAATTTTTTACTATGCTAAGGTAAACCAACTTTTTGATGTTCAAACCGTGGAATCTGATTCTAAAGACCTGACAAACAAGTCAAGCAAGAAAATTGTAACTATAAAATCAGATGAACTTttaatgaaaatttttGGTTTACCAATTATGACCATGCCTCAAATCATGGAAATAGTGGGAAATAAACTGTTGAAACCAGTTGAACCCGTTAGAATTAACTATCGTATCAATACCTTGAAGAGTACAACTTTGGGTGAAGTTGTCGTTGATATTAAGGTCAACAGGGCCATGCttggaaagaagaaggtgaaCCAGGATCTTGAAGATATCAACCGCCTAATAACCGAAGATGTCCTGAACAAGCAGAGCCTTGCAGAGTTGATAAAGTTGGATGAAAACTTGAAACTCAAcattcaaatattgaacTACTCCAAAATGAAGTATGACTTTTACAAGAAGTTCAGTGAGAACCCAGCCGAATTTCTCAAGCAAGTACTACAAAAGAATGAAGAGTACCTAAAGATTTTGAGCAGTGATTCAATGTCCTTTGGTAAGGATGGCCTTGTTAGCGAGGAGCTGGTGAGAAAGTCTGACTTTTACACAGACGACTTCTTGAAGCAACACATCAATCTTTTGCTCAATTCCGGTAGAATATAG
- a CDS encoding uncharacterized protein (PKUD0B01790; similar to Saccharomyces cerevisiae YAL059W (ECM1); ancestral locus Anc_7.4), producing the protein MARKGGVSKNSRAARRGDADPFTSSEAKELAAIPRLENTDTVSSIIRSSLSKNQRLLNDKVNRLSKNENKLKPGDHIITTHANKKRQHMVSKTVRSKQSKFLNIDGRLSKKIENALNRKKKIANLRKAGWEQINEVAKKSLEDDIVSKINSEKQTNQDLEDQLLDEMRDDDEIVQEIVKKQQNPFALLPEEE; encoded by the coding sequence ATGGCAAGAAAGGGTGGTGTATCGAAGAACTCACGTGCTGCGCGTCGTGGCGATGCTGATCCATTTACAAGCTCGGAGGCCAAAGAACTAGCGGCAATACCGAGATTGGAGAACACTGATACGGTTTCTTCAATTATTCGttcttctttatcaaagaaCCAAAGGCTACTTAACGATAAAGTGAACCGTCTCAGTAAGAACgaaaacaaattgaagcCCGGAGATCACATTATCACTACACACgcaaacaagaaaagacaaCACATGGTTTCTAAAACCGTTCGTAGTAAACAATCAAAATTCCTCAATATTGATGGGAGGTTGAgcaaaaaaattgaaaatgctTTGAacagaaagaagaaaatcgCAAACTTGAGGAAAGCGGGATGGGAACAAATCAATGAAGTTGCCAAAAAATCGCTTGAAGATGACATTGTCAGCAAAATCAATAGTGAAAAGCAAACTAACCAAGACTTGGAAGATCAACTCTTGGATGAAATGagagatgatgatgagatCGTACAAGAAATTgtgaagaaacaacaaaaccCGTTTGCCTTGTTACCGGAAGAAGAGTAA